A stretch of DNA from Alkalidesulfovibrio alkalitolerans DSM 16529:
CGGTCCGCGACGCCACATGCGTCACGGACCGTTCTTTTTGTGTGACTTGTTCCGGCTATCCTGGAGCCTTAAAACGGCAGTGCGGCAGAAGGGAGTTTCCAGGGGAAAGAGCAAAACGAAAAGCCCGCCATGCGTATGCATGGCGGGCGGAATATCTATTCAGACGATCCGGCTCAGCCCAGCTTGGACACGGCGACGCTCAGGCGGGACACCTTGCGTCCGGCGTTACGCCAGTGGATGACCTTCTTGGTCGCGGCCTTGTCCAGCACGGACGTGGCGGCCTTGAGGGCGACGGTCGCCTTTTCCTTGTCGCCCAGGGTGACGGCTTCGCGAACGGCCTTGATGGCGTTCTTGACCCTGGTTTTCATGGCGCGGTTGCGGGCGTTGCGAACCAGGCTCTGCTTGTGCCTCTTGAGCGCGGACTTGTGATTGGCCAAAATATGTCTCCCTTGTGTCTGGTCTGATCGTTATCTTCGAAATTCACGCATTACCTGCGGGAACGCTGGCCTTTACACCCAAGTCGCGCTGGTGTCAACCCCTCCCCGCTGCACCTGCCGCTAAACCTGCAAGGCCGAGAAGTCGGCCAGCCGCCCGAGCATGCCGGTCAGGGCGGCGAGCAGGTTCAGGCGGTTGGTGCGCAGCGCCTCGTCGTCGCACATGACCATGACGTTGTCGAAGAAGGCGTCCACCGCAGGGCGAAGTTCCGCCAGCAGGCCGAACAGCGCCTCGAAGTCGTCCGCCTTCCAAAGCTCCTCGAAGCGCGGGGCTGCTTTTTCCATGGCAGCCGCCAGGGTGCGCTCGGCCTCGCTCTCGAACAGGGCGGAATCGTAGATGCCGCTCAGAACGCGGCCGCCCTCCTGGCCCTGCTTGCGGATGATGTTGGCCGCCCGTTTGAAGGTCAACACGGCCTGATCGAAGCCAGGCGAGGCGCTGAAGGCCGAAAGGGCCGCGAGCCGGGCGGACAGTTCGCGCATGTCGGCGAATCCGGCCCCGAGCGCCGCCTCGACCACCAGAGTCTCCAGGCCTCGCCCGGTGAACCAGGCCTTGAGGCGCTGGCCGAAGAACTCCTTGAGCTTGGCAGTGGCCTCCTCGCGGGAGAGCTTCCAGGCGACTCCCTCGTAGCCCGCAAATCCCAGGCTGATGAGTTCGTCCAGATCCAGGCGCAAAGAGTGCTCGGTCACGATGCGAATCACGCCCAGGGCCTGACGACGCAGGGCGTATTGATCCGCGCCGCCAGTGGGGATCATGTTCAGGCCGAAGCAGCCGCACAAAGTGTCCATCTTGTCCGCGATGGAAAGGAGCGCCCCGGCGCGGCTCGCGGGCACGGGCGTGTCCGGCCCGGCGGGCAGGTAGTGCTCGGCCACGGCCGTGGCGATGGTTTCGGAAAAACCTTTGCGTTGCAGGTAGATGCCGCCCATGATGCCTTGCAGGCTGTCGAACTCATAAACCATCTCCGAGACGAGGTCGGCCTTGCACAGGCGGCCTGCGCGCGGCAGATCGGCGGCAAGCGCGGGCTCGGCCATGGCGGCCAGATGACCGCACAGCGCCTCGATGCGCCGCGTCTTGGCGCCCATGGAGCCAAGGGGGGCCAGGAAGGTCACGTTGTCGAGCTTGGCGAGCCAGGCGTCCACCTCGGCGGCGGTGTCGGCTTCCCAGAAAAAGCGGGCGTCCTCGAGGCGCGCCTTGAGCACGCGTTCCCAGCCCT
This window harbors:
- the glyS gene encoding glycine--tRNA ligase subunit beta, with protein sequence MPRFVLEIGVEEMPARFFPGLTEELQRVVAGELIAAKIDFDRIFAQGTPRRLVVQVLDAAEVQRSEEEIITGPPAKVAFDADGAPTKAGLGFARGQGVEPESLFTMDTDKGLYVACKKLTGGGRTIDILPAICRTAVASLSFPKKMRWGSREVGFGRPVRWLLALFGEDVVHFALEDIASSRKTWGHRVMGPGPFDVPSADAYESVLFNDCKVVLDPEERRRIVREEGERLAAEAGGRIVWNEALENEVVGLVEWPRPMLASFAERYLELPRQVLLTSMQSHQKSFGVEGADGKLMNRFLTVLNIEPVEPGLVRKGWERVLKARLEDARFFWEADTAAEVDAWLAKLDNVTFLAPLGSMGAKTRRIEALCGHLAAMAEPALAADLPRAGRLCKADLVSEMVYEFDSLQGIMGGIYLQRKGFSETIATAVAEHYLPAGPDTPVPASRAGALLSIADKMDTLCGCFGLNMIPTGGADQYALRRQALGVIRIVTEHSLRLDLDELISLGFAGYEGVAWKLSREEATAKLKEFFGQRLKAWFTGRGLETLVVEAALGAGFADMRELSARLAALSAFSASPGFDQAVLTFKRAANIIRKQGQEGGRVLSGIYDSALFESEAERTLAAAMEKAAPRFEELWKADDFEALFGLLAELRPAVDAFFDNVMVMCDDEALRTNRLNLLAALTGMLGRLADFSALQV
- the rpsT gene encoding 30S ribosomal protein S20, which translates into the protein MANHKSALKRHKQSLVRNARNRAMKTRVKNAIKAVREAVTLGDKEKATVALKAATSVLDKAATKKVIHWRNAGRKVSRLSVAVSKLG